In Sporichthya polymorpha DSM 43042, a genomic segment contains:
- a CDS encoding acyl-CoA dehydrogenase family protein: MHYGLTEEQISLREMVAQLLADLADRRERYDTELPVDAATPREAKVWAALVESGVAALGVPEALGGPGGDAIDQVVVAEEIGAALARVPFGSAALASVVLGSAPDEALTARVLEGRPPAVVLPGDTVVLDAAEADAGLVFTGGALVELAGEEWAAARRAQPCVDRTRSIATVAIPAGAGRVLLNDAAELGEEVRRRRQVLLAAESTGVARWCLDTASAYARTRQQFGVPIGTFQAVKHNLADMLVRAENARSATWGGAWALAHGWRDRALSAAMAKAVATENARAVAAAAVQIHGGIGVTWEHDLHLYLRRAKVNEQLGGTPAERFAALAGLLLDDAPSGASA; encoded by the coding sequence ATGCACTACGGACTGACCGAGGAACAGATCTCGCTGCGGGAGATGGTCGCGCAGCTGCTGGCCGACCTCGCCGACCGGCGCGAGCGGTACGACACCGAGCTGCCGGTGGACGCCGCGACCCCGCGCGAGGCGAAGGTGTGGGCGGCGCTGGTGGAGTCCGGCGTCGCCGCGCTCGGCGTGCCCGAGGCGCTCGGCGGGCCGGGCGGGGACGCCATCGACCAGGTCGTCGTCGCCGAGGAAATCGGCGCCGCGCTGGCGCGGGTGCCGTTCGGGTCGGCAGCCCTGGCCTCGGTGGTCCTCGGTTCGGCCCCCGACGAGGCGTTGACGGCGCGCGTGCTGGAGGGTCGGCCGCCGGCGGTCGTGCTGCCGGGGGACACGGTGGTCCTCGACGCGGCGGAGGCCGATGCGGGTCTGGTGTTCACGGGCGGCGCGCTGGTCGAGCTCGCCGGCGAGGAGTGGGCGGCGGCACGTCGCGCTCAGCCGTGCGTCGACCGGACGCGATCGATCGCGACCGTCGCCATCCCGGCCGGGGCCGGGCGGGTGCTGCTCAACGACGCCGCGGAGTTGGGCGAGGAGGTCCGCCGGCGGCGGCAGGTGCTGCTCGCCGCGGAGTCGACCGGCGTCGCACGCTGGTGCCTCGACACGGCCTCGGCCTACGCCCGGACCCGGCAGCAGTTCGGCGTTCCGATCGGCACGTTCCAGGCGGTGAAGCACAACCTCGCCGACATGCTCGTCCGCGCCGAGAACGCGCGCAGTGCCACGTGGGGCGGGGCGTGGGCCCTGGCGCACGGGTGGCGGGACCGTGCGCTCTCGGCGGCGATGGCGAAGGCCGTCGCGACCGAGAACGCGCGGGCGGTCGCGGCGGCGGCGGTGCAGATCCACGGCGGCATCGGTGTCACTTGGGAGCACGACCTGCACCTGTACCTGCGGCGTGCGAAGGTGAACGAGCAGCTGGGCGGGACGCCGGCGGAGCGCTTCGCGGCGCTCGCCGGCCTGCTGCTGGATGACGCACCGTCAGGAGCTAGCGCGTGA
- a CDS encoding thiolase family protein: MRKAESAVAITGAGQSEVGRKLNRSSLDLTCEAVSRAVADAGLRMEDIDGLCTYPGATGMPGLGGPASSDVQDALGLQLTWHSGAAEGPGQLLAVMNAILAVAGGMARHAVVYRTVTEATVQGNAKRGAVKLTGRSSTGPEVTSGPFQWVMPPGAYSPVNWLALSATRYQHTYGLRREDLGGIAVAARAHAARNPAAVFRQPLTMADYLAGRMISTPLSLYDCDVPCDGSVAIVVSAREAAADTRPVPVFVEAMGAAVTDRPQWFHRGDLATMALHDVGTSLWARTDLKPSDVDTAQLYDGFSFLTLLWVEALGFCGPGEGAAFLDGGRTMALDGSLPMNTSGGQLSAGRLHGYGHLYEAVLQARGDAGARQVTGAEVVLTSAGGGPFAGALLLTRGHR, encoded by the coding sequence ATGAGGAAGGCGGAGAGCGCGGTCGCGATCACCGGCGCCGGGCAGAGCGAGGTCGGGCGGAAGCTGAACCGCAGCAGCCTGGACCTGACCTGCGAGGCGGTCAGCCGTGCGGTCGCCGACGCGGGCCTGCGCATGGAGGACATCGACGGGCTCTGCACCTACCCCGGCGCGACCGGGATGCCGGGGCTCGGTGGGCCGGCGAGCAGCGACGTCCAGGACGCGCTCGGCCTGCAGCTGACCTGGCACAGCGGCGCGGCGGAGGGCCCGGGGCAGCTGCTCGCCGTCATGAACGCGATCCTCGCGGTGGCCGGCGGGATGGCGCGGCACGCCGTCGTCTACCGGACCGTCACCGAGGCGACGGTGCAGGGCAACGCGAAGCGCGGTGCGGTGAAACTGACGGGGCGTTCGTCGACGGGGCCCGAGGTGACCAGCGGTCCGTTCCAGTGGGTGATGCCGCCCGGCGCGTACAGCCCGGTCAACTGGCTGGCGCTGTCGGCGACGCGGTACCAGCACACGTACGGTCTGCGGCGTGAGGACCTCGGCGGCATCGCGGTCGCGGCCCGGGCTCACGCGGCGCGGAACCCGGCGGCGGTGTTCCGGCAGCCGTTGACGATGGCGGACTACCTTGCCGGCCGCATGATCTCCACCCCACTCTCGCTCTACGACTGCGACGTGCCGTGCGACGGGAGCGTCGCGATCGTGGTGTCGGCGCGCGAGGCGGCGGCGGACACCCGTCCGGTCCCGGTGTTCGTCGAGGCCATGGGAGCGGCGGTGACCGACCGGCCGCAGTGGTTCCACCGCGGCGACCTCGCGACCATGGCGTTGCACGACGTCGGCACGTCGCTGTGGGCCCGCACCGACCTCAAGCCCTCCGACGTCGACACCGCCCAGCTCTACGACGGCTTCAGCTTCCTGACGCTGCTGTGGGTCGAGGCCCTCGGGTTCTGCGGACCGGGGGAGGGGGCGGCGTTCCTCGACGGCGGGCGCACGATGGCGCTCGACGGGTCGCTGCCGATGAACACGTCCGGCGGTCAGCTCTCCGCGGGGCGGCTGCACGGGTACGGGCACCTGTACGAGGCGGTGCTCCAGGCCCGCGGGGACGCCGGGGCCCGGCAGGTCACCGGCGCCGAGGTGGTGCTGACCAGCGCCGGTGGCGGCCCGTTCGCCGGGGCGTTGCTGCTGACGAGGGGACATCGGTGA
- a CDS encoding acyl-CoA dehydrogenase family protein → MSVLRGIARDLGTALGDGDEQFLADLSAFLDEHAPSPFVLPDDPAERLAALRAWQATLDEGRYAAITWPAEHGGRDATFTEQLICHSEMARRRLPTVPGRTGLSILGPTLMVHGSEEQRATVLPRLRRGDDLWCQGFSEPEAGSDLASLRTFGAIDGNELVISGQKIWTSGAREADAMFALVRTDRDVPKRDGISYVLIPMSAPGVTVRPIEQISGDAEFSEVFLDEVRVPLTNVVGGLGNGWAVMRTTLANERGVLFLGRQLALARQLAAIRDRARTADAHTRERYARAWCDAQLVRINGLRGLARAADGLEPGPEAAMSKLFGQETEKALYELLLDCCGPEGVIDRGLDGPGEAVDGGKWILGWLRTRASTIGGGTSEVQRNALAERLLGQPRDPWAD, encoded by the coding sequence GTGAGCGTGCTGCGCGGGATCGCACGTGACCTCGGCACGGCGCTCGGGGACGGCGACGAGCAGTTCCTCGCCGACCTGTCCGCCTTCCTCGACGAGCACGCGCCGTCGCCGTTCGTCCTGCCCGACGACCCCGCCGAGCGGTTGGCGGCCCTCCGCGCGTGGCAGGCCACCCTCGACGAGGGCCGGTACGCGGCGATCACCTGGCCGGCCGAGCACGGCGGCCGGGACGCGACGTTCACCGAGCAGCTGATCTGCCACTCCGAGATGGCGCGCCGCCGGCTGCCGACCGTGCCGGGTCGGACGGGCCTGTCGATCCTCGGCCCGACGCTGATGGTGCACGGCAGTGAGGAGCAGCGCGCCACGGTGCTGCCCCGGCTGCGCCGCGGTGACGACCTGTGGTGCCAGGGCTTCTCCGAGCCCGAGGCCGGCAGCGACCTCGCGTCGCTGCGCACCTTCGGGGCGATTGACGGGAACGAGCTCGTGATCTCGGGTCAGAAGATCTGGACCTCCGGAGCCCGCGAGGCCGACGCGATGTTCGCGCTGGTCCGCACCGACCGCGACGTCCCGAAGCGGGACGGCATCTCGTACGTCCTGATCCCGATGAGCGCGCCGGGAGTGACGGTCCGTCCGATTGAGCAGATCAGCGGCGACGCCGAGTTCAGCGAGGTCTTCCTCGACGAGGTCCGGGTGCCGCTGACGAATGTGGTCGGTGGCCTCGGCAACGGGTGGGCGGTCATGCGGACGACCCTGGCCAACGAGCGGGGCGTCCTCTTCCTCGGCCGGCAGCTCGCACTCGCGCGCCAGCTGGCGGCGATCCGCGATCGGGCCCGGACCGCGGACGCCCACACCCGCGAGCGGTACGCGCGGGCGTGGTGCGACGCGCAGCTCGTCCGGATCAACGGGCTGCGCGGGCTGGCCCGCGCGGCCGACGGGCTGGAGCCCGGACCCGAGGCGGCGATGAGCAAGCTGTTCGGGCAGGAGACCGAGAAGGCGCTCTACGAGCTGCTGCTCGACTGCTGCGGGCCGGAGGGTGTGATCGACCGCGGGCTCGACGGTCCCGGTGAGGCTGTCGACGGCGGCAAGTGGATCCTCGGCTGGCTCCGGACGCGGGCGTCGACGATCGGCGGCGGCACCTCCGAGGTGCAGCGCAACGCCCTCGCCGAGCGGTTGCTCGGCCAGCCGCGGGACCCGTGGGCGGACTGA
- a CDS encoding class I adenylate-forming enzyme family protein, which translates to MTTPATASEDAPAFARNLATHLSEAPAEMELVFYRDLAWNADRLRAAVAHLRAVFGSRGPAAPVAIVPRNHPWHIAALAAALIDGHTLVVLSPLEPVERSTADIRAFRPAVVVAETGDAGPDLRAAAVAAGSTFVELPVPGQGSAPLLTPGQGEPQDPEPGVAIVMLTSGTTGPAKRVSVRYRDIEAALTGIDRHYLGKVVTARRTAPVICPLLPVTITGLWALITALAGGAPIVLMDRFDPVPWSALVRRHRPRTLNLPPAALRMILDAQIPAGDLASVAAVWSGAAPLDPALADRFEATYGFPVLQSYGATEFTGGLAGWSLGDWKIWGATKRRSVGRLHPGVAGRTLDPDTGAELTAGETGRLSFRTPHSVGAGPEDWINTNDLGRIDSDGFLFVEGRVDDVLNRGGFKVSAGKLKSVLEEHPAVREAAVVGMPDERLGETPGALVVLREGQDVSDDDLEGWVRDRLPPYYAPTVLRRCEAIPRNGAMKIVRPAVLALLKNPQPTPNPTEPRP; encoded by the coding sequence ATGACCACCCCGGCCACCGCTTCGGAGGACGCGCCCGCCTTCGCCCGGAACCTCGCGACGCACCTGTCCGAGGCACCGGCGGAGATGGAGCTCGTCTTCTACCGCGACCTCGCCTGGAACGCCGACCGCCTGCGCGCCGCGGTGGCGCACCTGCGTGCGGTGTTCGGCTCGCGGGGTCCGGCGGCGCCGGTGGCCATCGTTCCGCGCAACCACCCGTGGCACATCGCGGCCCTGGCGGCGGCGCTGATCGACGGCCATACCTTGGTGGTGCTCAGCCCGCTGGAACCGGTCGAGCGTTCGACCGCCGACATCCGCGCGTTCCGTCCGGCCGTCGTCGTCGCGGAGACCGGCGACGCCGGCCCGGACCTGCGCGCCGCGGCAGTCGCGGCCGGTTCGACCTTCGTGGAGCTGCCGGTGCCGGGGCAGGGGAGCGCACCGCTGCTGACGCCCGGTCAGGGCGAGCCGCAGGATCCCGAACCCGGCGTCGCGATCGTGATGCTGACCAGCGGGACGACCGGGCCGGCGAAGCGGGTGTCCGTCCGGTACCGGGACATCGAGGCCGCCCTGACCGGGATCGATCGGCACTACCTCGGCAAGGTCGTCACCGCGCGGCGGACGGCGCCGGTGATCTGCCCGCTGCTGCCGGTCACGATCACCGGGCTGTGGGCGCTGATCACCGCGTTGGCCGGGGGCGCCCCGATCGTGCTGATGGACCGCTTCGACCCGGTGCCGTGGTCCGCGCTGGTGCGTCGGCACCGGCCGCGGACGCTGAACCTCCCACCGGCGGCGTTGCGGATGATCCTCGACGCCCAGATCCCGGCCGGCGACCTCGCGTCGGTGGCTGCGGTCTGGTCGGGCGCGGCGCCGCTCGACCCGGCGCTGGCCGACCGCTTCGAGGCGACCTACGGCTTCCCGGTCCTGCAGAGCTACGGGGCGACCGAGTTCACCGGCGGCCTCGCCGGCTGGAGCCTGGGCGATTGGAAGATCTGGGGCGCGACCAAGCGCCGCAGCGTCGGCCGGCTGCACCCGGGCGTCGCGGGCCGGACGCTGGATCCCGACACCGGCGCGGAACTGACGGCGGGTGAGACCGGCCGGCTCAGCTTCCGCACTCCGCATTCGGTCGGCGCCGGGCCCGAGGACTGGATCAACACCAACGACCTGGGCCGCATCGACTCCGACGGGTTCCTGTTCGTCGAGGGTCGCGTGGACGACGTGCTGAACCGCGGCGGGTTCAAGGTCAGTGCGGGCAAGCTCAAGAGCGTCCTCGAGGAGCACCCGGCGGTCCGCGAGGCCGCGGTCGTCGGCATGCCCGACGAACGGCTCGGCGAGACCCCGGGCGCGTTGGTCGTCCTGCGCGAGGGGCAGGACGTCAGCGACGACGACCTCGAGGGCTGGGTTCGCGACCGGCTGCCCCCGTACTACGCGCCCACCGTCCTGCGCCGGTGCGAGGCGATCCCGCGCAACGGCGCGATGAAGATCGTGCGCCCGGCGGTGCTGGCGCTGCTGAAGAACCCGCAGCCGACGCCGAATCCGACGGAGCCGCGCCCGTGA
- a CDS encoding Zn-ribbon domain-containing OB-fold protein, whose amino-acid sequence MSEFVVRMLPEVEPHTERFWTSGLAGALAVPRCRACGHHLIPPAPVCRRCRSTDLEDVALSGRGEVYTFTVNVQPWFPDMETPNVLAVVELAEEPGLRLLVTLVDVDPEAVTIGMPVRLAFAAAGEVAIPYGVPA is encoded by the coding sequence GTGAGTGAGTTCGTCGTCCGCATGCTGCCCGAGGTGGAACCGCACACCGAGCGGTTCTGGACCTCGGGTCTCGCCGGGGCACTGGCGGTTCCGCGCTGCCGCGCCTGCGGCCACCACCTGATCCCGCCCGCGCCGGTGTGTCGCCGGTGCCGGAGCACCGACCTGGAGGACGTCGCGCTCTCCGGCCGGGGCGAGGTCTACACGTTCACGGTCAACGTCCAGCCGTGGTTCCCCGACATGGAGACGCCGAACGTCCTCGCGGTCGTCGAGCTCGCCGAGGAGCCCGGGTTGCGGCTGCTGGTCACGCTCGTCGACGTCGACCCCGAGGCCGTGACGATCGGGATGCCGGTGCGGCTCGCGTTCGCCGCGGCCGGCGAGGTCGCGATCCCCTACGGGGTGCCGGCGTGA
- a CDS encoding acyl-CoA dehydrogenase family protein, whose product MTETLDAFRARARAFLDSRAERDPARARSVLAIFAERSAAEDAEWAAACRAWQRELFDAGFAGVAWPTEVGGQGLSPAHAHVWAEEQAPYVVARGLFDVTLEIIGPTLFTLGTPEQREHCRAMLRGDEVWCQLFSEPGSGSDLASLRTRAEPDGVGWRVTGQKVWTSEAKHARYGYLLARTSVEGRKHDGLTAFRLDLDQPGVEVRELRQMTGGSSFSEVFLDGARIGPADVLGEVGKGWRVAMTTLGFERFSSHGKSFRALVDRARDLDWSDPIARDTYVRAVVEHRVLAAMEEQVNSALLAGKSPGPEATLAKLAVAQLLETLSDAVAASLGPVLTAGAVDLDDEWRRLLLAKPAFHIAGGTDEILRTLVAERVLGLPRGS is encoded by the coding sequence GTGACTGAAACGTTGGACGCCTTCCGCGCCCGGGCCCGGGCGTTCCTCGACAGTCGGGCCGAGCGCGACCCGGCGCGGGCGCGGTCGGTGCTCGCGATCTTCGCCGAGCGCTCGGCCGCGGAGGACGCGGAGTGGGCGGCAGCCTGCCGCGCGTGGCAGCGCGAACTCTTCGACGCCGGGTTCGCGGGCGTCGCGTGGCCGACCGAGGTCGGTGGTCAGGGGCTCTCGCCGGCGCACGCGCACGTGTGGGCCGAGGAGCAGGCGCCGTACGTCGTCGCGCGCGGGCTCTTCGACGTCACGCTGGAGATCATCGGCCCGACGTTGTTCACCCTCGGAACCCCCGAGCAGCGCGAGCACTGCCGCGCGATGCTCCGCGGCGACGAGGTGTGGTGCCAGTTGTTCAGTGAGCCGGGCAGCGGAAGTGACCTGGCGTCACTGCGGACGCGTGCGGAGCCCGACGGCGTCGGCTGGCGCGTCACCGGCCAGAAGGTCTGGACCAGCGAGGCCAAGCACGCCCGGTACGGCTACCTGCTGGCGCGGACCTCCGTCGAGGGGCGCAAGCACGATGGGCTGACGGCGTTCCGGCTCGACCTGGACCAGCCCGGGGTGGAGGTCCGCGAGCTGCGGCAGATGACCGGCGGGTCCTCGTTCTCCGAGGTGTTCCTCGACGGTGCCCGCATCGGCCCCGCCGACGTCCTCGGCGAGGTGGGCAAGGGCTGGCGCGTGGCGATGACGACGCTCGGCTTCGAGCGGTTCTCCAGCCACGGCAAGTCGTTCCGGGCCCTCGTCGACCGCGCCCGCGACCTCGACTGGTCCGACCCGATCGCCCGCGACACCTACGTCCGCGCCGTCGTGGAGCACCGCGTGCTCGCCGCGATGGAGGAGCAGGTGAATTCCGCGCTGCTGGCCGGGAAGTCCCCGGGGCCGGAGGCGACCCTCGCCAAGCTCGCCGTCGCCCAGCTGCTGGAGACCCTCTCCGACGCCGTCGCCGCCTCCCTCGGCCCGGTGCTCACCGCCGGCGCCGTCGACCTCGACGACGAGTGGCGCCGCCTCCTCCTCGCGAAGCCGGCCTTCCACATCGCCGGCGGGACCGACGAGATCCTCCGCACCCTCGTCGCCGAGCGCGTCCTCGGCCTCCCGCGCGGCTCCTGA
- a CDS encoding enoyl-CoA hydratase/isomerase family protein — MGAEFSTDDKGIVHVDRDPVSHIARITFDNPSKKNAMNLDMVNTLGRALDELAVDDDIKVVVLRGTGGVFTTGADLSQAYNWYAKEGDTRRPSQRRRLAVDRAGQRIFHEFIGYPKVTITQVEAYAFGAGLELALASDLAVVGRNAKLGMPATRFLGPVLGNLHLFFHRLGPNITRDLLLTGRQAIASEYEHAHIFARVLPDEDVAATTEELAAQVARMPADGIAIAKEAYRLVEGQTALAAEETCAYLFHSYGTNLRFEDDEFNFVKERSRAGSTGAAFKKRDEFYDGGSGGRGE, encoded by the coding sequence GTGGGCGCAGAGTTCAGCACGGACGACAAGGGCATCGTCCACGTCGACCGCGACCCCGTGAGCCACATCGCGCGCATCACCTTCGACAACCCGTCGAAGAAGAACGCGATGAACCTCGACATGGTGAACACGTTGGGCCGGGCGCTCGACGAGCTCGCCGTCGACGACGACATCAAGGTCGTCGTGCTCCGCGGGACCGGGGGCGTCTTCACCACCGGGGCGGACCTCTCGCAGGCCTACAACTGGTACGCCAAGGAGGGCGACACGCGCCGGCCGAGCCAGCGGCGCCGCCTCGCCGTTGACCGCGCGGGGCAGCGCATCTTCCACGAGTTCATCGGCTACCCGAAGGTGACGATCACCCAGGTCGAGGCCTACGCCTTCGGCGCGGGCCTGGAACTGGCGCTGGCCAGCGACCTCGCGGTGGTCGGGCGCAACGCCAAGCTCGGCATGCCGGCGACGCGCTTCCTCGGCCCGGTGCTCGGCAACCTGCACCTGTTCTTCCACCGGCTCGGCCCGAACATCACGCGCGACCTGCTCCTGACGGGACGTCAGGCCATCGCCTCGGAGTACGAGCACGCGCACATCTTCGCTCGCGTTCTCCCGGACGAGGACGTCGCCGCCACGACCGAGGAGCTCGCGGCCCAGGTGGCGCGGATGCCCGCGGACGGCATCGCGATCGCCAAGGAGGCCTACCGGCTCGTCGAGGGCCAGACCGCCCTCGCGGCGGAGGAGACCTGCGCGTACCTGTTCCACAGCTACGGCACCAACCTGCGGTTCGAGGACGACGAGTTCAACTTCGTCAAGGAACGCTCGCGCGCGGGCAGCACCGGGGCCGCCTTCAAGAAGCGTGACGAGTTCTATGACGGTGGTTCGGGGGGCCGCGGCGAATGA
- a CDS encoding acyl-CoA dehydrogenase family protein, which translates to MTSPFTAEHEAFRKTVRDFLANEVAPHVDAWEEAGIFPARELFTKFASIGAIGLEYAEADGGQGADHWYTVVLSEELGRVDGNAIPMAFNVQAYYATASLAEHGSPELKERWLVPSMWGELVAAIAVTEPDAGSDVANIRTRARRDGDDWVINGAKIYITNGTQADWLCLLARTSDAPGYRGMSQIVVPTTTPGLTVSRSLRKLGNKASDTAELVFDNVRVPVANTIGEIDRGFVQQMHQFNLERLTATYQAVGQMQFALERTVDYLRIRSAFGQPLLANQHLQYVLAELFAEVQILREYTYSCAAKFAAGEDIAQVSTVAKLKAGRLARTVADTCIQYHGGVGYMEETWVSRYFRDARLLSIGGGADEVLLRMLSKQYGFDQ; encoded by the coding sequence GTGACGTCCCCGTTCACCGCGGAGCACGAGGCGTTCCGCAAGACGGTGCGCGACTTCCTCGCGAACGAGGTCGCGCCGCACGTCGATGCGTGGGAGGAGGCGGGGATCTTCCCCGCCCGCGAGCTGTTCACGAAGTTCGCGAGCATCGGAGCGATCGGGCTGGAGTACGCCGAGGCCGACGGCGGTCAGGGCGCGGACCACTGGTACACCGTCGTGCTCTCCGAGGAACTGGGGCGGGTCGACGGCAACGCGATCCCGATGGCGTTCAACGTCCAGGCCTATTACGCGACGGCGTCGCTGGCCGAGCACGGCAGCCCCGAACTGAAGGAGCGCTGGCTCGTCCCGTCGATGTGGGGCGAGCTGGTCGCGGCGATCGCGGTCACCGAGCCCGACGCCGGGTCGGACGTCGCGAACATCCGGACGCGCGCCCGCCGCGACGGCGACGACTGGGTGATCAACGGCGCGAAGATCTACATCACCAACGGCACCCAGGCCGACTGGCTGTGTCTGCTCGCGCGGACGTCGGACGCCCCCGGCTACCGGGGGATGAGCCAGATCGTCGTGCCCACGACCACGCCGGGGCTGACCGTCAGCCGCTCGCTGCGCAAGCTCGGCAACAAGGCCTCGGACACCGCGGAGTTGGTCTTCGACAACGTCCGGGTCCCGGTCGCGAACACGATCGGCGAGATCGACCGCGGCTTCGTCCAGCAGATGCATCAGTTCAACCTGGAACGGTTGACCGCGACCTACCAGGCCGTCGGGCAGATGCAGTTCGCGCTCGAGCGGACCGTCGACTACCTGCGCATCCGGTCGGCGTTCGGCCAGCCGCTGCTGGCCAACCAGCACCTGCAGTACGTCCTCGCCGAGCTGTTCGCCGAGGTGCAGATTCTGCGGGAATACACGTACTCCTGCGCCGCGAAGTTCGCGGCGGGGGAGGACATTGCGCAGGTGTCGACGGTCGCGAAGCTCAAGGCCGGCCGCCTGGCGCGGACGGTCGCCGACACGTGCATCCAGTACCACGGGGGCGTGGGCTACATGGAGGAGACGTGGGTGTCCCGGTACTTCCGGGACGCGCGGCTGCTCTCCATCGGCGGGGGCGCCGACGAGGTGCTCCTGCGGATGCTGTCCAAGCAGTACGGATTCGACCAGTGA
- a CDS encoding HAD family hydrolase: MEQRIAAVVFDLGGVLTPPVFGPLDELNDSLGLPDGTLRAFFRGDEVFAQVERGEISFREFLKSVGTRVQAAHGLRLDLRALAAAVEDAGHLEPAMVDLVRRLHADGIRLGLLTNNAKESVFWRETLPRECFDVVVDSSEVGLRKPDPRIYALVLERLGLPADEVLYVDDFAENLPPAADLGMLTWSFDGRDRLEAFLRGVVTP, encoded by the coding sequence GTGGAACAGCGCATTGCAGCGGTGGTCTTCGACCTGGGCGGGGTCCTCACTCCTCCGGTGTTCGGCCCGCTCGACGAGCTCAACGACTCCCTCGGCCTGCCGGACGGGACCCTGCGCGCCTTCTTCCGCGGCGACGAGGTGTTCGCGCAGGTCGAGCGGGGCGAGATCAGCTTTCGCGAGTTCCTCAAGTCCGTCGGGACGCGCGTGCAGGCCGCGCACGGACTGCGCCTGGACCTGCGGGCCCTGGCCGCCGCGGTCGAGGACGCCGGCCACCTGGAGCCGGCGATGGTCGACCTCGTCCGCCGCCTGCACGCCGACGGAATACGCCTCGGCCTGCTGACCAACAACGCCAAGGAGTCGGTGTTCTGGCGCGAGACACTTCCGCGGGAGTGTTTCGACGTGGTCGTCGACAGCAGCGAGGTCGGGCTCCGCAAGCCGGACCCGCGCATCTACGCCCTCGTGCTCGAACGCCTCGGGCTCCCTGCCGACGAGGTGCTCTACGTCGACGACTTCGCCGAGAACCTGCCCCCGGCCGCGGATCTCGGGATGCTGACGTGGTCGTTCGACGGGCGCGACCGGCTCGAGGCCTTCCTCCGCGGGGTGGTGACTCCGTGA
- a CDS encoding acyl-CoA dehydrogenase family protein, whose protein sequence is MTGDHLDDLRTTLRTLLAAHAPLARVRTTALAGKPRDEGVWNRLVAEVGVAGLPFAEVDGGAGGGQRELVVLLEETGAVLLDQPLFSTVALAGQLVAETVSGPARTQLLPLLAGGAARSTVAVGDDGEPLTELELADGRLTGTVLRVPEAARSTEVLVVLAGGCVVRVDLDQPGVTLRPTDALDPTRPCADVVFDGAAAEVLAENATDGLARWRRLAVLANGAEQAGVCRAALTMAVEYAKLRVQFDKPIGAQQAIQHLLAGVLAGTVGAEAAVRLAAAAVDEGRSDAAELVAVAAAHAAETAVSATKALIQVHGGIGFTWEHDAHLLYRRALASAAFFGGAAARRRELATVLQI, encoded by the coding sequence GTGACGGGTGATCATCTCGACGACCTGCGCACCACGCTCCGCACGCTGCTCGCGGCGCACGCCCCGCTCGCCCGGGTGCGGACGACGGCGCTGGCCGGCAAGCCCCGGGACGAGGGCGTGTGGAACCGCCTGGTCGCCGAGGTTGGCGTCGCCGGACTTCCGTTCGCCGAGGTTGACGGCGGCGCCGGTGGCGGGCAGCGGGAACTCGTCGTGCTGCTCGAGGAGACCGGCGCGGTCCTGCTCGACCAGCCGCTGTTCTCGACCGTCGCCCTCGCGGGGCAACTGGTGGCGGAGACGGTTTCCGGCCCCGCCCGGACGCAACTGCTGCCGCTCCTCGCCGGTGGAGCTGCTCGCTCCACCGTGGCGGTGGGCGACGACGGCGAGCCGCTGACGGAGCTTGAGCTCGCGGACGGGCGACTCACCGGCACCGTGCTCCGCGTGCCCGAGGCCGCCCGGAGCACCGAAGTGCTCGTGGTGCTCGCCGGCGGGTGCGTCGTCCGTGTCGACCTCGACCAGCCCGGGGTGACCCTGCGCCCGACCGATGCCCTCGACCCGACCCGCCCGTGCGCCGACGTGGTGTTCGACGGCGCGGCGGCCGAGGTGCTCGCCGAGAACGCGACCGACGGCCTCGCCCGCTGGCGTCGTCTCGCGGTGCTGGCGAACGGGGCCGAGCAGGCCGGCGTCTGCCGCGCCGCGCTGACGATGGCGGTGGAGTACGCGAAGCTGCGCGTCCAGTTCGACAAGCCGATCGGCGCGCAGCAGGCGATCCAGCATTTGCTCGCGGGCGTGCTCGCCGGGACCGTCGGTGCCGAGGCCGCGGTGCGCCTCGCGGCGGCCGCCGTCGACGAGGGCCGCTCCGACGCCGCGGAGCTCGTCGCCGTCGCGGCCGCGCACGCCGCCGAGACCGCGGTGTCCGCGACGAAGGCGCTGATCCAGGTCCACGGCGGGATCGGTTTCACCTGGGAGCACGACGCCCACCTGCTCTACCGCCGGGCGCTCGCGTCGGCGGCGTTCTTCGGCGGCGCGGCCGCCCGCCGGCGCGAGCTGGCGACCGTCCTGCAGATCTGA